CCATGCAAGAATTTATTTACAAAGACAGTTTAACATTGCAGTTCTGTACCATTACAGTTGCAGCATTCGGAAACTTTTGCAAAATTATTACACTCTAACCTTAACTGCGGAAGTGAGGGAAGAACAGGAAGTAAACCTTAAAGAACCTTTTACCAGGTCTCGCTTATCTCTAGGCTTCTCTCTCAGTCCTTCAGACATAAAGTAGGACAATTTTCTTTACTCTTGTTTGTCAGTACTGCTgtgtttcatatttcatttcGCATCCATAAGCATTTCTGCGATAGACAAAAGTTATTTTGAAACACACTTAACACTTCTCTCCAAACACCTTCATCAAAGAaggtggaaaacaaaaagaaccccCCATGACATTGATGTCAGTGACAAAGTTGTTGACCACAAATGGCAAAAAACACGCAAGTTTAATCAAGCCTAAATTTTTGGACTGTAAATATAACCTTGCCTGGTATCAGTAGTATCATTTCAGGTTTAATacagtgtgttttattttattctcaatGTAGGAGGAGACGTATTTAAACAGACCGCAGGAAAATGGTCAGCAATGCAGTAATACTGGTTCTCTTCTGTGGAGAAATTTGGAAATCACTTTCCACTGAAATGCCTTTGAATGTTTCCACAAGTGAAAGCAGTGTGCTGGGCAGTGTGCACACCAGCACCAGGAGCCCAGCACAGGACAGATCTACCACGTACCAACTGCAAACAACCAGCCCCAGCGTGCAGAAGCCTGCAGGAGCGCTGACTGCTGGGACAACACTGCCACAGCTGCCTGAACTACACATAGAACCCACCAATGGGAGCTGGGTAGCAGGAATGATAATAGGCATTGTTTTGGTTGGTATGGTAATCGCAATCAGTATGATTGCTCTATGGAAATGCTGCAAGAAACCATTGCTAGCTGATTCAAACTGGGCAGGTCAGTCTCCATTTGCAGATGGAGACACTCCAGATGCCTTTATGGACTCCAGCCAGGCTACCAAACGTTCAtcagttttatttatgttgCCTTGGAAATTAAGAGAAGAAGCATCCACACGGCATGACCCTCCTCCACCAGAGAACCCACCCAATGGCACCACCAGCAAcgacagcaggcagcagctcccagcagagcacagctacTCTGCCACCGACACCGCTGCAGCAACGGCTCCCAGCCCAGAAGCAGTGAGCCCAGAACAGGAGCTGTGCCCCCAGCCTGCTGAGTGCCCTGAGCTGCCGCCTCCCCCCGCGTGGCTCACTgggccagcagagcagcacgcCTCAGATCCTGGCCAGCAAGAGGAACTTCACTTGGAAGTGAAGGAACCGTATCCCCCACCACTCGATCTAATTATTGAAGAGACTTGTGAACCTCTGCCACAGCCAGAACTTCCTCAGTAGATCGCCAAAATAACTTTCCAAAatgcttctcatttttctaaaatgaagcACTCTTCAAATAACTGAATAATGGAGAAGTTGACACAGGCAAGAACAGTGAGACTGCAGcatgagcagcagctccccagcatTTCTCAACATCAGTTTTCACAAAAGGGAAGAACCCCCTTCTGCCTGAAACAAATCATGCCAGAATACAGCACGCCCAGCGCCCCCTGCATGGCCTAATAGCAACTCCACTGTGCACATAACCAACGATTCCTGATTTTGgacactgcagaaaacagcGTGTGTGCCTCTGTGTGTCAGTACATGCAACACACAGCTGGATGCGGAGAGTAAAACTTTAGAAGGACCCAAGAGCTTTTTGCAGAGGTTTGTTCTGTTAGACTACACAAAAGAACGCAATGAATTCAAGTTAATTTTAATAAAGCTTTCTAATTCGAAGATGTTTTGGTTGCTTAAAGCATAACAGAGTTATTTGCTTAGATACAAAGCTGCTAATTCAAAACAGTCCAAATGATCTGGCGTGCATCCATACAGACTGTCTTATACTGAGGTCTATTTTCTGTGTCAGGTTGAGGAACCACTCGGGAACAGTGGATGACAGGTAGTTATAGCAAATCC
The DNA window shown above is from Gallus gallus isolate bGalGal1 chromosome 19, bGalGal1.mat.broiler.GRCg7b, whole genome shotgun sequence and carries:
- the EVI2B gene encoding protein EVI2B precursor encodes the protein MVSNAVILVLFCGEIWKSLSTEMPLNVSTSESSVLGSVHTSTRSPAQDRSTTYQLQTTSPSVQKPAGALTAGTTLPQLPELHIEPTNGSWVAGMIIGIVLVGMVIAISMIALWKCCKKPLLADSNWAGQSPFADGDTPDAFMDSSQATKRSSVLFMLPWKLREEASTRHDPPPPENPPNGTTSNDSRQQLPAEHSYSATDTAAATAPSPEAVSPEQELCPQPAECPELPPPPAWLTGPAEQHASDPGQQEELHLEVKEPYPPPLDLIIEETCEPLPQPELPQ